One region of Rhodoferax ferrireducens T118 genomic DNA includes:
- a CDS encoding sensor histidine kinase, which translates to MSIFTVSLQLYLKVFPRPKFEDQDMKRLSGAYSDINALTIISLLLYMLENLWVKASPPAAVMMIVFLVLFLIAERWAIYKGFAKFSVLSYAFLIGAFWLGLTHLATTIVHTQTMILCLGLAAVTIALGTGYGLGVLFAYVGLLLWGTLAEQVAGMSQIAYAQTIKHFAVATTILTVLFVVCAIMRRHLIEERQLALRERDSAREHLEQTNQLLAKLLSEKSEQLDLTVNETNKVFVKHEQFSNLGTLVSGLSHELGTPIGNAVLTSSNMIAWSHEMQEKLGQDPQREKRLSQYMMEGAQIISRNLDRANTLVTNFKQVSLDQLGSNRLTVNLADCIKQSIFALKPTLSKYGVRVKLRLDESIKMETFPFAIEQIVTNLVTNAVIHGLEKKPDGIVTIRTWIKSGTSDVCIEVADNGWGIHHEVVTRIFEPFFTTKRGRGGTGMGLSIVAHLATAILAGDIDVNTGPDGSKFIVTIPLSSPTVENDSSPPDTVPGFLQ; encoded by the coding sequence ATGAGTATTTTCACAGTCTCATTGCAGCTGTATTTGAAGGTTTTCCCGAGGCCAAAATTCGAGGATCAGGACATGAAGCGGCTGTCGGGTGCTTATTCGGACATTAATGCTTTAACTATTATTTCTCTGCTCCTGTATATGCTGGAGAACTTGTGGGTTAAGGCCAGTCCACCTGCCGCAGTGATGATGATCGTTTTCCTTGTTCTATTTCTGATCGCAGAAAGATGGGCAATATACAAGGGGTTTGCAAAGTTTTCAGTTTTGTCCTATGCATTCCTCATCGGGGCATTCTGGTTAGGCTTGACTCACCTTGCAACCACCATCGTGCATACACAGACCATGATTTTGTGTTTAGGACTGGCCGCCGTGACCATAGCACTGGGGACGGGCTATGGTCTCGGGGTGCTATTTGCCTATGTCGGGTTGTTGTTGTGGGGGACTCTCGCTGAGCAAGTAGCAGGAATGTCTCAAATCGCATACGCACAAACGATAAAGCACTTTGCCGTTGCTACTACCATCTTGACTGTGCTGTTTGTCGTCTGCGCCATCATGCGGCGGCACTTGATAGAAGAAAGACAGTTAGCCTTGCGCGAACGTGACAGCGCCCGCGAACATCTCGAACAAACCAACCAACTCCTGGCAAAACTTCTCTCAGAAAAGTCTGAACAACTGGATTTGACGGTAAACGAAACAAATAAGGTCTTTGTTAAGCATGAACAGTTTTCCAATCTTGGAACCCTGGTCTCAGGCCTGTCGCATGAATTGGGTACGCCGATAGGAAATGCAGTTTTGACCTCATCCAATATGATTGCTTGGAGCCATGAGATGCAAGAAAAATTGGGTCAAGATCCGCAAAGAGAAAAACGTCTCAGTCAATACATGATGGAGGGGGCGCAAATCATCAGCAGAAACCTTGACCGGGCCAACACTCTTGTGACCAATTTCAAACAAGTTAGTCTGGATCAATTGGGTAGCAATCGACTTACGGTCAACCTTGCAGACTGCATCAAACAGTCTATTTTCGCGTTGAAGCCAACGCTTTCAAAATACGGTGTCAGAGTAAAATTGCGACTGGATGAGAGCATTAAGATGGAGACATTTCCCTTCGCGATTGAGCAAATCGTTACCAATCTGGTGACAAACGCCGTGATACACGGACTTGAAAAGAAACCAGATGGAATTGTGACGATAAGAACCTGGATCAAGTCAGGAACATCGGATGTCTGCATTGAAGTCGCAGACAACGGATGGGGCATACACCATGAAGTAGTTACAAGAATCTTCGAGCCATTTTTCACCACTAAAAGAGGGCGCGGGGGGACGGGAATGGGCCTTAGCATCGTCGCGCACCTTGCAACAGCGATCCTGGCCGGAGACATTGACGTGAACACGGGACCCGACGGATCCAAATTCATCGTCACGATTCCATTGAGTTCGCCCACTGTCGAAAACGATAGTTCCCCGCCAGACACAGTTC
- a CDS encoding GNAT family N-acetyltransferase — translation MQSLEQAIACGEVRLQKGRVDPTLWMTVDKPNGEMRLTYVRLEASKVVALVMAIACDPYESKPCFNLGYAVAEPCRRKGYAKEIVKSAIAEMKTGFGGAGIVEFYVEAIVGEDNLASIRVAEQVISTSFNSKPDGFTGVPIRQYLLRVAGDTVIHTPK, via the coding sequence ATGCAGTCTCTTGAACAAGCCATTGCTTGTGGAGAAGTGCGACTACAGAAAGGCAGGGTCGATCCAACGCTCTGGATGACTGTTGACAAACCAAATGGCGAAATGCGTCTGACATACGTGAGACTTGAAGCCTCCAAAGTGGTTGCGCTTGTCATGGCGATTGCGTGTGATCCATATGAATCAAAGCCGTGCTTCAACCTTGGCTACGCAGTGGCAGAACCGTGTAGACGCAAGGGCTACGCAAAGGAGATTGTCAAATCTGCAATTGCTGAAATGAAAACTGGATTCGGTGGAGCCGGGATAGTGGAGTTTTATGTTGAGGCTATCGTAGGCGAAGACAACTTGGCTTCTATACGCGTTGCCGAGCAAGTCATCTCAACATCTTTCAACTCCAAACCGGACGGTTTCACCGGAGTCCCGATACGGCAGTACCTTTTGCGCGTTGCTGGAGATACGGTCATCCATACACCCAAATGA
- a CDS encoding XRE family transcriptional regulator, with product MANDIGIPKGNYAYLERNFSEHLQNRHLEKLAILLSAPKEWIRTGEGELPPASERAKDPDPPLIEVFTSGNECEVAVRISMRRTEMGITKPQMAKVLEIAVNSYSYLEKRCSPKAQKRHVSAIACVLHASQDWLLYGQGTPPTVPDIKLLAAELEAQSGPQSPELRIVLSQRAKKRRKALGLKVQKCAEQIGVSEAEFSQMEYCLRAVVDQHVEDLWEGVLKVQNGWLRDPRVNETELPLAYLNGAYVKRSALATHDRIALAERAKKRRVALGMKVSECASAAGLNMANFAQNERILRKFPDIDVEAKWEAALLVPAGWLRDQTIEALPLAFPASVLIPGSAYAADAVVTWHTVSKEIRAAAAWLSRKAILRRTTEWGLLTPTEKSWAEIFSVRYGVQGEGQSTLESGGKRVGVTRERIRQIVKKMTERADGLKMPTPRLDELAVEISRLAPATVAQLDIELKHKLGEELTIQSAQRFSVEIFGKKLAKFASSPWSQNQSNLDHVLKSGSQIEDDSLIRSARSVALKMIRGSGAANIHFVCGAVSDELDTEVSIKEVKTAIEMVDGFEWLAEPDGWFWFGNDIGDNRLQNVTKKVMAAADRKVDIDEIYTAMGRSQRGYYKADDSKPFVIEAPSVILAKVLQRTPWLTRIQKNDFFANDETVLQGALSDVEAEIIKVIRANDGVAVKYEIDAHVDRTLDVTTIATANALGKSPCFVQPAKGMYSICGCDIEPHALARAASFADSLFNRGTNATIDDKGYFTFEFELSEYHTKHKFIGMPGSLSRKLSAGEYALEDQAAPAFITKRESGLILLSKMMPRLSQLNAKVGESFRLRINPERMVASLHRVEARSAQ from the coding sequence GTGGCAAACGATATTGGCATTCCAAAGGGCAACTACGCCTACCTGGAACGCAACTTCAGCGAACACCTGCAGAACAGGCACCTGGAAAAGCTCGCGATACTACTGAGCGCCCCTAAGGAATGGATTCGCACGGGGGAGGGTGAACTTCCACCAGCATCGGAGCGAGCGAAGGATCCAGACCCTCCTCTGATAGAGGTCTTCACATCCGGAAACGAGTGTGAAGTCGCAGTTCGCATAAGCATGAGGCGAACAGAAATGGGCATCACAAAACCTCAAATGGCGAAGGTACTGGAGATCGCCGTCAATAGCTATTCCTATCTGGAAAAGAGGTGCAGTCCAAAGGCCCAGAAGCGGCATGTTTCGGCCATTGCCTGCGTATTGCATGCCTCCCAAGACTGGCTGCTGTACGGACAGGGCACGCCGCCGACCGTACCAGACATCAAATTACTCGCTGCTGAGCTAGAGGCCCAGTCAGGGCCACAAAGTCCAGAGCTGCGAATCGTGCTCTCACAAAGGGCAAAGAAGAGACGAAAGGCGCTTGGACTGAAGGTCCAAAAATGTGCCGAACAAATTGGAGTTTCAGAAGCAGAATTCAGCCAAATGGAATATTGCCTGCGAGCGGTGGTGGATCAGCATGTCGAAGACTTGTGGGAAGGCGTGCTCAAAGTGCAGAATGGCTGGCTGCGCGACCCCCGTGTGAATGAGACCGAACTCCCTTTAGCGTATTTGAACGGGGCCTACGTCAAGCGGTCGGCCCTGGCCACGCATGACCGAATAGCGCTGGCAGAGCGGGCCAAGAAGCGCAGGGTTGCCCTTGGCATGAAAGTGTCGGAGTGCGCCAGTGCGGCGGGGCTCAACATGGCGAACTTCGCTCAAAACGAGAGAATTCTCAGGAAGTTCCCCGACATCGACGTTGAGGCCAAATGGGAAGCAGCATTGCTGGTGCCTGCGGGTTGGCTGCGCGATCAGACTATTGAAGCACTGCCGCTTGCATTTCCTGCGTCGGTGCTCATCCCTGGATCGGCCTACGCTGCGGATGCGGTTGTGACATGGCATACCGTGTCCAAAGAGATCAGGGCGGCAGCCGCCTGGTTGAGCCGAAAGGCAATTCTTCGCAGGACAACCGAATGGGGGCTCTTAACGCCCACTGAAAAGTCTTGGGCAGAGATATTTTCGGTGCGCTATGGCGTTCAGGGGGAAGGCCAATCTACGCTTGAAAGTGGTGGCAAGAGAGTTGGCGTCACTCGGGAGAGAATCAGACAGATCGTGAAAAAGATGACCGAGAGGGCCGATGGTCTGAAGATGCCGACGCCAAGGCTCGATGAACTTGCCGTCGAGATAAGTCGGCTAGCTCCGGCTACCGTTGCACAACTCGACATTGAACTGAAGCACAAGCTGGGTGAAGAGTTGACCATTCAAAGCGCGCAACGTTTCTCAGTTGAGATTTTCGGTAAAAAGTTGGCGAAATTCGCAAGCAGCCCATGGAGCCAGAACCAATCCAACCTTGACCACGTACTCAAGTCGGGTTCGCAAATTGAAGATGACAGCCTGATCCGTAGCGCCAGATCAGTGGCCCTGAAAATGATTCGTGGGAGTGGTGCCGCCAATATTCATTTTGTTTGCGGCGCTGTCTCTGATGAACTCGATACAGAGGTCAGTATCAAGGAGGTTAAAACAGCGATTGAAATGGTGGACGGCTTTGAATGGCTGGCTGAGCCGGATGGCTGGTTCTGGTTCGGGAACGATATTGGTGATAACCGGCTCCAGAACGTGACGAAGAAGGTAATGGCGGCGGCGGATCGCAAGGTGGACATTGACGAGATCTACACAGCCATGGGACGGTCCCAGCGCGGCTATTACAAGGCAGACGACTCTAAGCCATTCGTCATAGAGGCCCCCTCCGTAATCCTTGCCAAGGTTCTGCAGAGGACACCATGGCTAACGCGAATTCAAAAGAATGATTTTTTCGCTAACGATGAAACCGTGCTTCAAGGGGCCTTGTCAGATGTGGAAGCTGAAATCATCAAAGTGATCAGAGCGAACGATGGAGTGGCCGTCAAATACGAAATTGATGCTCACGTTGACAGGACGCTGGACGTGACAACCATTGCAACGGCAAACGCGCTTGGCAAGTCGCCCTGTTTTGTCCAACCGGCCAAAGGGATGTACTCTATTTGTGGGTGCGATATTGAACCGCATGCGCTGGCCCGTGCAGCTTCATTTGCAGATTCATTGTTCAACAGAGGAACGAACGCGACAATAGACGACAAAGGCTATTTCACGTTCGAGTTTGAACTGAGCGAGTACCACACCAAACACAAGTTCATTGGCATGCCTGGGTCTCTCTCAAGGAAGCTATCGGCCGGCGAATATGCGCTTGAAGATCAGGCTGCGCCTGCCTTTATCACAAAACGCGAATCAGGGCTGATTCTGCTTTCAAAGATGATGCCAAGGCTTTCCCAGTTGAACGCCAAGGTGGGCGAATCATTCCGGTTGAGAATCAACCCGGAACGTATGGTGGCAAGCTTGCATAGGGTGGAAGCGCGCAGCGCGCAATAG